A region from the Hippopotamus amphibius kiboko isolate mHipAmp2 chromosome 15, mHipAmp2.hap2, whole genome shotgun sequence genome encodes:
- the CALR gene encoding calreticulin: MLLPVPLLLGLLGLAAAEPAVYFKEQFLDGDGWTERWVESKHKPDFGKFVLSSGKFYGDQEKDKGLQTSQDARFYALSARFEPFSNKGQTLVVQFTVKHEQNIDCGGGYVKLFPDGLDQTDMHGDSEYNIMFGPDICGPGTKKVHVIFNYKGKNVLINKDIRCKDDEFTHLYTLIVRPDNTYEVKIDNSQVESGSLEDDWDFLPPKKIKDPDASKPEDWDERAKIDDPTDSKPEDWDKPEHIPDPDAKKPEDWDEEMDGEWEPPVIQNPEYKGEWKPRQIDNPDYKGIWIHPEIDNPEYSPDSNIYAYENFAVLGLDLWQVKSGTIFDNFLITNDEAYAEEFGNETWGITKAAEKQMKDKQDEEQRLKEEEEDKKRKEEEEADKEDEDDKDEDEEDEDEKEEEEEEDAAAGQAKDEL; encoded by the exons ATGCTGCTACCCGTGCCGCTACTGCTCGGCCTTCTTGGCCTGGCCGCCGCTGAACCCGCCGTTTACTTCAAGGAGCAGTTCCTGGACGGAG ACGGATGGACCGAGCGCTGGGTCGAATCCAAACACAAACCAGATTTTGGTAAATTCGTTCTCAGTTCCGGCAAGTTCTACGGTGACCAGGAGAAAGATAAAG GGCTGCAGACAAGCCAGGATGCCCGGTTTTACGCCCTGTCGGCCAGATTCGAGCCCTTCAGCAACAAGGGTCAGACGCTGGTGGTGCAGTTCACCGTAAAACACGAGCAGAACATCGACTGTGGGGGTGGCTACGTGAAGCTGTTTCCAGATGGTTTGGACCAGACGGATATGCACGGCGATTCCGAATACAACATCATGTTTG GCCCGGACATCTGTGGCCCTGGCACCAAGAAGGTTCATGTCATCTTCAACTACAAGGGCAAGAACGTGCTGATCAACAAGGATATACGTTGCAAG GATGATGAATTCACACACCTGTACACGCTGATTGTGCGTCCTGATAATACCTATGAGGTAAAGATTGACAACAGCCAGGTGGAGTCAGGCTCCTTGGAGGACGATTGGGACTTCTTGCCACCCAAGAAGATAAAGGATCCTGATGCTTCAAAGCCTGAAGACTGGGATGAGCGAGCCAAGATCGATGACCCTACAGACTCCAAGCCTGAG GACTGGGACAAGCCTGAGCACATTCCTGACCCTGATGCTAAGAAGCCCGAGGACTGGGATGAAGAGATGGACGGAGAGTGGGAACCACCAGTGATTCAGAACCCAGAGTACAAG GGCGAGTGGAAGCCCCGGCAGATCGACAACCCAGATTACAAGGGCATTTGGATCCACCCAGAGATTGACAACCCTGAATATTCTCCTGATAGCAACATCTATGCCTATGAAAACTTCGCTGTACTAGGCCTGGATCTCTGGCAG GTCAAGTCTGGCACCATCTTTGACAACTTCCTCATTACCAACGATGAGGCATATGCTGAGGAGTTTGGCAACGAGACATGGGGTATTACGAAG GcagcagaaaaacaaatgaaggacaAGCAAGATGAAGAGCAGAGActaaaggaggaggaggaggacaagaagcgcaaggaagaggaggaggcagacaAGGAAGATGAGGATGACAAGGATGAGGATGAAGAGGATGAggatgagaaagaggaggaggaggaggaagatgctgCCGCTGGCCAGGCCAAGGATGAGCTGTAG